In the genome of Mycobacterium kansasii ATCC 12478, one region contains:
- the pdxT gene encoding pyridoxal 5'-phosphate synthase glutaminase subunit PdxT has protein sequence MSPPKIGVLALQGDTREHLAALREAGAEAMPVRRRDELDAVDALVLPGGESTTISHLLRDFELLAPLRARLSDGLPAYGACAGMILLASEILDAGARGREAVPLRGIDMTVRRNAFGRQVDSFEGDIAFAGLDDPVRAVFIRAPWVERAGEGVQVLARAAGHIVAVRQGAVLATAFHPEITGDRRIHQLFVDIVRGRR, from the coding sequence GTGAGCCCGCCGAAGATCGGCGTCCTGGCACTGCAGGGGGACACCCGGGAACACCTTGCGGCACTGCGTGAAGCCGGAGCCGAGGCGATGCCGGTGCGCCGCCGCGACGAGCTGGACGCGGTGGATGCGCTGGTGCTTCCGGGCGGCGAGTCGACGACCATCAGCCATCTGCTGCGCGACTTCGAATTGCTGGCGCCGCTGCGGGCGCGGCTGTCCGATGGCCTTCCCGCGTACGGCGCGTGTGCCGGCATGATCCTGCTGGCCAGCGAAATTCTGGACGCCGGCGCTCGCGGCCGCGAGGCTGTGCCGCTGCGTGGGATCGATATGACCGTGCGGCGCAATGCCTTTGGGCGCCAAGTCGATTCGTTTGAGGGCGATATCGCGTTCGCCGGCCTGGACGACCCGGTGCGTGCGGTGTTCATCAGGGCGCCATGGGTCGAGCGGGCCGGCGAGGGTGTGCAGGTGCTGGCCCGGGCCGCGGGCCACATCGTCGCGGTTCGGCAGGGCGCGGTGTTGGCGACGGCGTTCCACCCGGAGATCACCGGCGATCGTCGTATCCATCAGCTGTTCGTCGACATCGTCCGGGGTCGGCGCTGA
- the pgsA gene encoding phosphatidylinositol phosphate synthase, which produces MSKVPFLSRAAFARITDPLARALLRIGLTPDAVTIIGTTASVAGALVLFPMGKLFPGACVVWFFVLFDMLDGAMARQRGGGTRFGAVLDAACDRISDGAVFSGLLWWIAFGMRDRLLVVATLTCLVTSQVISYIKARAEASGLRGDGGIIERPERLIIVLVGAGVSDFPFIAWPPALPVAMWVLAVASVITLGQRLHTVWTSPGATDRIPATGGRTETQGHPEPGNPGKTQQ; this is translated from the coding sequence ATGAGTAAGGTGCCGTTCCTGTCCCGGGCGGCCTTTGCGCGGATCACCGATCCGCTGGCCCGGGCGCTGCTGCGGATCGGCCTGACGCCCGATGCCGTCACCATCATCGGGACCACGGCTTCGGTGGCCGGGGCGCTGGTGCTTTTCCCGATGGGCAAGCTGTTTCCCGGTGCGTGTGTGGTCTGGTTCTTCGTGCTTTTCGACATGTTGGACGGGGCCATGGCCCGGCAACGCGGCGGTGGCACCAGGTTCGGCGCGGTGTTGGATGCCGCCTGCGACCGCATCAGTGACGGCGCGGTGTTCAGCGGTCTGCTGTGGTGGATCGCGTTCGGCATGCGCGACCGGCTGCTGGTGGTGGCGACGCTGACCTGTCTGGTCACCTCGCAGGTGATCTCCTACATCAAGGCGCGGGCCGAAGCCAGCGGCCTGCGCGGCGACGGCGGCATCATCGAACGCCCGGAGCGGTTGATCATCGTGCTCGTCGGTGCGGGCGTATCGGACTTTCCGTTCATCGCGTGGCCGCCGGCGTTGCCGGTGGCCATGTGGGTGCTGGCCGTGGCCAGCGTGATCACGCTGGGGCAGCGGTTGCACACGGTGTGGACCTCGCCGGGGGCCACCGATCGCATACCGGCGACGGGCGGTAGGACCGAAACGCAAGGCCACCCGGAACCGGGCAACCCCGGAAAGACGCAGCAGTGA
- a CDS encoding PE-PPE domain-containing protein codes for MNFVILPPEINSTRMFSGAGLGPMLAASAAWDGVAAELGSAATSFEALTAGLAGGTWLGAASAAMLGAAAPYAAWLQATASDAEQAAAQARSAVSAFEAAQPATVHPAIIAGNRSQLLSLVMSNLFGQNAPAIALAEAEYEQMWAQDVTAMLGYHLSASAAVAQLPPWQELPQRLADMADSAIASWQLPNINIGTGNTGSFNIGNNNTGNFNIGSNNIGNANIGNANLGSFNLGFDNVGNFNAGWNNYVNANVGTRNVGQFNIGFENTGDANVGIWNVGFRNVGFVNVGEGLVGFARPGDGDVGVTSVFERLGGGGVVLTLGGTAFSPLPRIFYTAAVSDLFINPVDPAFAGYAANFLVTPSKLWPLTGLDSLSLDKSVARGVADLNSAIMTQFTLGQKTVVLGYSQGAVVVGEEMRHLATLPTDQRPALSDLSFVLIGDPANPNGGILSRFPGVHLPIADFTFFPATPSNVYPTTVYSLEYGGISNFPQYPINILADVNAVAGALILHSQFPALTPEWVAAGVVQPVTPGSLTTYIMIPVQDLPMLAPVRAIPFVGEPLADLIQPNLKVLVNWGYGNLEHGYSQGPADVPTPAGLFPDISVFDVVAALQRGTVQGVNDALADVGLPPLSSWLPRLP; via the coding sequence ATGAATTTCGTCATCTTGCCCCCGGAAATCAATTCGACGCGCATGTTTTCGGGCGCTGGACTGGGGCCGATGCTGGCGGCGTCGGCAGCATGGGATGGGGTGGCCGCTGAGCTGGGCTCGGCGGCCACCTCGTTCGAGGCGTTGACCGCGGGGTTGGCGGGCGGGACGTGGTTGGGTGCGGCGTCGGCGGCGATGCTGGGCGCGGCAGCGCCCTACGCCGCGTGGTTGCAGGCGACGGCCAGTGACGCCGAGCAGGCGGCCGCTCAGGCCCGATCAGCGGTGAGCGCGTTCGAAGCGGCGCAGCCGGCCACCGTGCATCCCGCGATCATCGCAGGTAATCGGTCTCAGTTGTTGTCGCTGGTGATGTCCAACCTATTCGGCCAAAACGCGCCGGCAATCGCGCTCGCCGAGGCCGAATACGAGCAGATGTGGGCTCAGGACGTGACCGCCATGCTGGGCTACCACCTGAGCGCCTCGGCAGCTGTGGCGCAGTTGCCGCCATGGCAGGAACTGCCGCAACGATTGGCGGATATGGCCGACAGCGCCATTGCCAGCTGGCAACTCCCGAACATCAACATCGGCACTGGAAACACCGGCAGCTTCAACATCGGCAACAACAACACCGGCAACTTCAACATCGGCAGCAATAACATCGGCAACGCCAACATCGGCAACGCAAACCTTGGCAGCTTCAACCTGGGTTTTGACAACGTGGGCAATTTCAACGCGGGTTGGAACAACTATGTCAATGCGAATGTCGGTACCCGCAACGTCGGCCAATTCAACATCGGTTTCGAGAACACCGGCGACGCGAACGTCGGCATCTGGAACGTCGGCTTCCGAAACGTAGGCTTCGTCAACGTCGGCGAAGGTTTGGTCGGCTTCGCCCGGCCCGGCGACGGCGACGTCGGGGTCACCAGCGTGTTCGAGCGGTTGGGGGGCGGCGGCGTGGTATTGACCCTGGGCGGTACGGCGTTCAGTCCGCTGCCCCGGATCTTCTACACGGCGGCCGTTTCGGACTTGTTCATCAACCCGGTCGACCCCGCCTTCGCCGGGTACGCCGCCAACTTCTTGGTAACGCCCTCGAAGCTGTGGCCGTTGACCGGCCTGGACAGCTTGAGCCTCGACAAATCGGTGGCTCGGGGCGTCGCCGATCTGAACTCGGCGATCATGACGCAATTCACCTTGGGGCAAAAAACCGTCGTTCTGGGCTACTCGCAAGGCGCCGTGGTCGTCGGCGAAGAAATGCGCCATCTCGCGACCTTGCCGACCGACCAGCGGCCGGCCTTGAGTGATCTGTCCTTCGTGCTGATCGGTGATCCCGCCAACCCCAACGGCGGCATTCTGTCCCGCTTCCCCGGAGTGCATCTTCCGATCGCGGACTTCACCTTTTTCCCGGCTACTCCGTCCAACGTCTACCCGACCACCGTTTACTCGCTCGAATACGGCGGGATCAGCAATTTTCCGCAGTACCCGATCAATATCCTGGCGGACGTCAACGCCGTCGCCGGTGCATTGATTCTGCACTCCCAATTCCCGGCCCTCACGCCCGAATGGGTTGCCGCGGGTGTGGTTCAGCCGGTGACCCCGGGGTCACTGACCACCTACATCATGATTCCCGTCCAGGATCTGCCGATGCTGGCTCCGGTGCGCGCCATTCCCTTCGTCGGGGAGCCGCTGGCGGATTTGATCCAACCGAATTTGAAGGTCCTGGTGAACTGGGGCTACGGCAACCTCGAACACGGTTACAGCCAGGGCCCGGCCGACGTTCCCACCCCGGCCGGGCTGTTCCCGGACATCAGTGTGTTCGACGTGGTCGCGGCGCTGCAGCGCGGCACCGTGCAAGGCGTCAACGACGCACTGGCCGATGTGGGGCTGCCGCCGCTGTCATCGTGGTTACCACGGCTCCCCTGA
- a CDS encoding glycosyltransferase family 4 protein — protein sequence MRIGMVCPYSFDVAGGVQSHVLQLAEVMRARGHEVSVLAPASPHAALPDYVVSGGKAVPIPYNGSVARLRFGPATHRKVKKWLSEGDFDVLHLHEPNAPSLSMLALNIAEGPIVATFHTSTTKSLTLTVFQGILRPMHEKIVGRIAVSDLARRWQMEALGSDAVEIPNGVDVAYFATASPLDGYPRPGKTVLFLGRYDEPRKGMAVLLAALPAVLQRFPEVQLLIVGRGDEDQLRSQAGRLAEHMRFLGQVDDAGKASAMRGADVYCAPNTGGESFGIVLVEAMAAGTPVVASDLDAFRRVLRDGELGCLVPVGPPDSQAAALAGALIRVLDDDALRRRYVAAGADAVRRYDWSVVASQIMRVYETVAGSGVKVQVAS from the coding sequence ATGCGCATCGGGATGGTCTGTCCATACTCGTTCGACGTGGCGGGCGGCGTGCAGTCGCACGTGTTGCAGCTCGCCGAGGTGATGCGCGCCCGCGGGCACGAGGTCAGCGTGCTCGCGCCGGCATCACCGCATGCCGCGCTGCCCGACTATGTCGTCTCCGGTGGCAAGGCGGTGCCGATTCCCTACAACGGGTCGGTGGCGCGGCTCCGCTTCGGCCCGGCAACCCACCGCAAGGTCAAGAAGTGGCTGTCCGAAGGCGATTTCGACGTCCTGCACCTGCACGAGCCCAACGCGCCGAGCCTGTCGATGCTGGCCCTGAACATCGCCGAAGGCCCGATCGTGGCGACGTTTCACACGTCGACCACCAAGTCGCTGACCCTGACGGTGTTCCAGGGCATCCTGCGGCCGATGCACGAGAAGATCGTCGGCCGGATCGCGGTGTCGGATCTGGCCCGGCGCTGGCAGATGGAGGCGCTGGGCTCGGACGCGGTGGAGATCCCCAACGGCGTGGACGTGGCTTACTTCGCCACGGCGTCGCCGCTGGACGGATATCCGCGGCCGGGCAAGACGGTGCTGTTCCTGGGCCGCTACGACGAGCCGCGCAAAGGCATGGCCGTCCTGCTGGCCGCGTTGCCTGCCGTGCTGCAGCGTTTCCCGGAGGTGCAGCTGTTGATCGTCGGCCGCGGCGACGAGGACCAGTTGCGCAGCCAGGCAGGTCGGTTGGCCGAACACATGCGCTTCCTGGGTCAGGTCGACGACGCCGGTAAGGCCTCGGCGATGCGCGGCGCCGACGTGTACTGCGCCCCCAACACCGGCGGCGAGAGTTTCGGCATCGTCCTGGTCGAGGCGATGGCCGCCGGAACCCCGGTGGTGGCCAGCGATCTGGACGCCTTCCGGCGCGTGCTACGAGACGGCGAGTTGGGATGTCTGGTCCCGGTCGGACCCCCGGATTCACAGGCCGCCGCGCTGGCCGGTGCGCTGATCCGGGTGCTCGACGACGACGCGCTGCGTCGCCGGTATGTCGCCGCCGGGGCCGACGCGGTTCGTCGTTACGACTGGTCGGTGGTGGCCAGCCAGATCATGCGGGTATACGAGACGGTCGCCGGGTCGGGCGTCAAGGTGCAGGTAGCCAGCTGA
- a CDS encoding HIT family protein — protein sequence MGDEQYADREDSTILDRGVGQRDHLERLWTPYRMNYLAEAPMKRPESERSQPFTEIPLLSDEEGLVVARGELVYAVLNLYPYNPGHLMVVPYRRVSELEDLTERESAELMAFTQKAIRVIKTVSRPHGFNVGLNLGTSAGGSLAEHLHVHVVPRWGGDANFITIIGGSKVIPQLLRDTRRLLATEWARQR from the coding sequence GTGGGTGACGAGCAGTACGCTGACCGCGAGGACAGCACCATCTTGGATCGAGGCGTCGGCCAGCGCGACCACCTGGAGCGGCTGTGGACGCCCTACCGGATGAACTACCTCGCCGAAGCGCCGATGAAGCGCCCCGAGTCGGAGCGCTCGCAGCCGTTCACCGAAATCCCGCTGCTGTCCGACGAGGAAGGCCTGGTGGTGGCCCGCGGCGAACTCGTCTACGCCGTGCTCAACCTCTATCCGTACAACCCGGGGCACCTGATGGTGGTGCCCTACCGTCGGGTTTCAGAGCTCGAGGACCTGACCGAGCGGGAGAGCGCGGAGCTGATGGCGTTCACCCAGAAGGCGATTCGAGTCATCAAGACGGTGTCACGGCCGCACGGCTTCAACGTCGGCCTGAACCTGGGCACCTCGGCGGGCGGATCGCTGGCCGAGCATCTGCACGTGCACGTGGTACCGCGATGGGGCGGCGACGCGAACTTCATCACGATCATCGGCGGCTCCAAGGTGATTCCGCAGTTGCTGCGCGACACCCGCCGGTTGTTGGCCACCGAATGGGCCAGGCAACGGTGA
- a CDS encoding phosphatidylinositol mannoside acyltransferase produces the protein MTTTPAGLQFRGSPRRLLTGHATDWAYAAGWRVVRAMPEFAARNVFDAGAHYAARRGGPEQLRKNLARVIGVRPADVPDSLMRASLESYARYWREAFRLPTMNHRKVARQIDNSFRGLDHLDAALAAGRGVVLALPHSGNWDMAGMWLAQTHGTFTTVAERLKPESLYRRFIEYRERLGFEVLPLSGGGKPPFEVLCERLRANRVVCLMAERDLTRSGVEVNFFGEPTRMPAGPAKLAIETGAALLPAHCWFERNGWGFRVYPALDCTSGDVGAIIQALADRFAANIAEHPADWHMLQPQWLADLSDARRARLRHN, from the coding sequence GTGACCACCACCCCGGCCGGCCTGCAATTCCGCGGGAGCCCGCGTCGCCTGCTGACCGGTCATGCGACCGACTGGGCCTACGCCGCGGGCTGGCGGGTCGTGCGCGCGATGCCGGAGTTCGCCGCTCGCAATGTGTTCGACGCCGGGGCGCATTACGCGGCCCGCCGTGGTGGGCCCGAGCAACTGCGCAAGAACCTGGCCCGGGTCATCGGCGTTCGACCCGCCGACGTCCCGGACAGCTTGATGCGTGCCTCGCTGGAGTCCTATGCCCGCTACTGGCGCGAGGCGTTCCGGTTGCCGACGATGAACCACCGCAAGGTGGCTCGACAGATCGACAACTCGTTCCGGGGCCTCGACCATCTGGATGCCGCGCTGGCCGCGGGCCGCGGTGTTGTGCTCGCATTGCCGCACAGCGGAAACTGGGACATGGCCGGCATGTGGCTGGCGCAGACGCATGGCACTTTCACCACCGTCGCGGAACGACTCAAACCCGAGTCGTTGTATCGGCGTTTTATCGAGTATCGGGAACGCCTGGGCTTCGAGGTGCTCCCGCTGTCCGGCGGCGGCAAACCGCCGTTCGAGGTGTTGTGCGAGCGGCTGCGGGCCAACCGGGTGGTCTGCCTGATGGCCGAGCGCGACCTGACCCGCAGCGGTGTCGAGGTCAACTTTTTCGGCGAACCCACCCGGATGCCCGCGGGGCCGGCCAAGCTGGCCATCGAAACCGGAGCGGCGTTGCTGCCGGCGCACTGCTGGTTCGAACGCAATGGCTGGGGTTTTCGGGTGTATCCGGCGCTGGACTGCACCAGCGGGGACGTCGGCGCCATCATCCAGGCGTTGGCTGACCGGTTCGCGGCCAACATCGCCGAGCACCCCGCCGACTGGCACATGCTGCAGCCGCAATGGCTGGCTGATCTGTCCGACGCCCGGCGGGCCCGACTGAGGCACAATTGA
- the tesB gene encoding acyl-CoA thioesterase II — MAIEEILDLEQLEVNIYRGSVFSPESGFLQRTFGGHVAGQSLVSAVRTVDPSYRVHSLHGYFLRPGDAKERTVFLVERTRDGGSFATRRVTAIQHGEIIFSMGASFQTHQQGISHQDQMPAAPPPDDLPGLRSVRVFDDAGFRQFEEWDVRIVPREQLQCLPGKASQQQVWFRHHDPLPDDPVLHICALAYMSDLTLLGSAQVNHLHEREHLQVASLDHAMWFMRSFRADEWLLYDQSSPSAGGGRALTHGKIFTQRGELVAAVVQEGLTRYRHGYQP; from the coding sequence GTGGCGATCGAAGAGATCCTCGACCTCGAGCAACTTGAGGTCAACATCTATCGCGGCAGCGTCTTCAGTCCGGAGTCAGGTTTTCTGCAGCGCACGTTCGGCGGCCATGTCGCGGGGCAGTCGCTGGTGTCGGCGGTGCGTACCGTCGACCCGTCGTATCGAGTCCACTCGTTGCACGGATACTTTCTTCGGCCTGGAGATGCCAAGGAGCGCACCGTTTTTCTGGTCGAGCGCACTCGAGATGGCGGATCGTTCGCCACCAGGCGGGTCACTGCCATCCAGCATGGGGAAATCATCTTCAGCATGGGCGCATCCTTTCAAACCCATCAGCAAGGCATCAGCCACCAGGACCAGATGCCGGCGGCGCCGCCGCCTGACGATCTGCCCGGATTGCGCTCGGTGCGGGTGTTCGACGATGCCGGTTTCCGGCAGTTCGAGGAGTGGGACGTGCGGATTGTGCCGCGGGAGCAGTTGCAGTGTTTGCCCGGCAAGGCTTCCCAGCAGCAGGTGTGGTTTCGCCACCACGATCCGCTGCCCGACGATCCGGTGCTGCACATCTGCGCGCTCGCCTACATGAGCGATCTGACGTTGCTGGGTTCGGCGCAGGTGAACCATCTGCACGAGCGTGAGCATCTGCAGGTAGCGTCGCTGGATCATGCGATGTGGTTCATGCGGTCGTTCCGCGCCGACGAATGGTTACTGTACGACCAGTCCTCGCCGTCGGCCGGCGGCGGGCGCGCCCTCACCCACGGGAAGATCTTTACCCAGCGCGGTGAGTTGGTGGCGGCCGTCGTGCAGGAGGGGCTGACTCGTTATCGTCACGGATACCAGCCGTGA
- a CDS encoding PPE family protein, with the protein MNFTVLPPEINSARMYAGAGPAPMLAAAAAWDGLAADLQASAVSFESVASCLVTSWQGAASTAMTAAAAPYLAWLSAAAQHAEQTAGQARMAASTFEAALTATVHPAMVGVNRTQLVSLIASNLLGQNAPAIAATEAEYEQMWAQNVAAMSGYYSNASAVASRLTPWQQLMDGLSTTGAGPAAMAPGTALVMGTAFLQPTPSYVSRIDQLFIAPFHPGYLAQGLYTPEQYWPLTGLTSLTVGQSMVQSAKVLNDAIMTQNGNPTLVFGYSQSASVASLEMQHLLTLPAGQRPTADQLSFVLAANPNRPNGGFLERFHGLYIPILDLPFFGATPANAYPTTDYAIQYDFQADFPQYPLNLLADANAVAGQFYIHSSYPDLTPAQIATGVVQPVSPADTMTKYILIPTHDLPLLNPLRAVPILGNPLADLVQPDLRVLVELGYDRTAYQDVPTPAGLFPQFDPLTVAGQLVEGAGQGLHDAMADLGLPPPRFPQLS; encoded by the coding sequence ATGAACTTCACCGTGCTACCGCCGGAGATCAACTCGGCGCGGATGTACGCCGGTGCCGGTCCGGCGCCGATGTTGGCGGCCGCGGCCGCCTGGGACGGGCTGGCCGCCGACCTGCAGGCCTCGGCGGTCTCGTTCGAGTCGGTCGCCTCTTGTCTGGTGACATCCTGGCAGGGCGCTGCATCGACCGCGATGACGGCCGCGGCCGCACCGTATCTGGCCTGGCTGAGCGCGGCCGCACAGCACGCTGAGCAGACGGCCGGGCAGGCCCGGATGGCCGCGAGCACGTTCGAGGCCGCACTGACGGCCACGGTGCACCCGGCGATGGTCGGCGTCAACCGGACTCAGTTGGTGTCGCTGATCGCGTCGAACCTGCTGGGCCAGAACGCCCCGGCGATCGCGGCCACCGAGGCCGAATACGAGCAGATGTGGGCCCAGAATGTGGCCGCCATGTCCGGTTACTACTCCAATGCGTCGGCGGTGGCCAGCCGGCTGACTCCGTGGCAGCAGCTCATGGACGGCCTGTCGACAACCGGCGCAGGCCCGGCGGCGATGGCGCCGGGCACGGCGCTCGTCATGGGCACCGCGTTCCTGCAGCCGACGCCGAGCTATGTAAGCCGCATCGACCAGCTGTTCATCGCCCCGTTCCACCCGGGCTACCTCGCCCAAGGCCTGTACACCCCGGAGCAGTACTGGCCGCTCACCGGTCTGACGAGTCTGACCGTCGGCCAGTCGATGGTACAGAGCGCGAAAGTGCTCAACGACGCGATCATGACGCAGAACGGCAACCCCACCCTGGTATTCGGCTACTCGCAGAGCGCCTCGGTTGCCAGCTTGGAAATGCAGCACCTGCTGACCCTGCCCGCCGGCCAACGGCCCACAGCCGACCAGCTGTCATTTGTGCTGGCCGCCAACCCCAACCGCCCCAACGGCGGATTCCTCGAGCGCTTCCACGGTCTGTACATCCCGATTCTGGATCTGCCGTTCTTCGGCGCCACCCCGGCCAACGCCTACCCGACCACTGACTACGCGATTCAATACGACTTCCAGGCCGACTTCCCGCAGTACCCACTCAACCTGCTCGCCGACGCCAACGCCGTCGCCGGCCAGTTCTACATCCACTCCAGCTATCCTGACCTCACGCCCGCCCAGATCGCTACCGGTGTGGTGCAGCCCGTGTCGCCGGCGGACACCATGACCAAATACATCCTGATCCCCACCCACGATCTGCCGCTGCTGAACCCGCTGCGCGCGGTCCCCATTCTGGGAAACCCGCTGGCCGACCTGGTGCAGCCGGATCTGCGGGTGCTCGTGGAGTTGGGTTATGACCGCACCGCCTATCAGGATGTGCCCACCCCGGCCGGCCTGTTCCCGCAATTCGACCCGCTTACCGTTGCCGGCCAACTGGTCGAGGGGGCCGGGCAGGGCCTACACGACGCCATGGCCGACCTGGGATTGCCGCCGCCGCGATTCCCGCAATTGTCCTGA
- the pdxS gene encoding pyridoxal 5'-phosphate synthase lyase subunit PdxS: MAEMLKGGVIMDVVTAEQARIAEGAGAVAVMALERVPADIRAHGGVSRMSDPEMIEGIISAVTIPVMAKVRIGHFVEAQILQSLGVDYIDESEVLTPADYTHHIDKWKFTVPFVCGATNLGEALRRIGEGAAMIRSKGEAGTGDVSNATSHMRAISGEIRRLTSLSQDELYVAAKDLQAPYELVAEVARSGKLPVTMFTAGGIATPADAAMMMQLGAEGVFVGSGIFKSGAPEHRAAAIVKATTFYDDPDVLAKVSRGLGEAMVGINVEQIAQPHRLAERGW; this comes from the coding sequence ATGGCCGAGATGCTCAAGGGCGGCGTGATTATGGACGTCGTCACCGCGGAGCAGGCTCGCATCGCCGAGGGCGCGGGCGCGGTCGCGGTGATGGCGTTGGAGCGGGTGCCCGCTGACATCCGCGCTCACGGCGGGGTGTCGCGGATGAGCGACCCCGAAATGATCGAGGGCATCATCTCCGCGGTCACCATCCCGGTGATGGCCAAGGTGCGCATCGGTCATTTCGTGGAGGCGCAGATCCTGCAGAGCCTGGGCGTGGACTACATCGACGAGTCGGAGGTGCTGACTCCGGCCGATTACACCCATCACATCGACAAATGGAAGTTCACCGTGCCGTTCGTGTGTGGGGCGACCAACCTCGGTGAAGCGCTGCGTCGGATCGGCGAGGGCGCGGCCATGATCCGCTCCAAAGGGGAGGCCGGCACCGGTGATGTCTCCAATGCCACCAGCCACATGCGGGCGATCAGCGGCGAGATCCGCCGGCTGACGTCGCTGTCGCAGGACGAATTGTATGTGGCGGCAAAGGATTTGCAGGCGCCCTATGAACTCGTCGCCGAGGTGGCCCGCTCCGGCAAGCTGCCGGTGACGATGTTCACCGCCGGCGGGATCGCCACCCCGGCCGATGCGGCGATGATGATGCAGCTCGGCGCTGAAGGCGTGTTCGTCGGCTCGGGCATCTTCAAGTCCGGCGCCCCCGAGCACCGCGCCGCCGCGATCGTCAAAGCCACCACCTTCTACGACGACCCCGACGTGCTGGCCAAGGTGTCGCGAGGGCTGGGCGAGGCGATGGTCGGCATCAACGTCGAACAGATCGCCCAGCCGCACCGGCTCGCCGAGCGCGGCTGGTAA
- a CDS encoding NUDIX hydrolase, with amino-acid sequence MTWLLVAVVAVLFVVLVAFGAWGYQRANRLDRLHVRYDLSWQALDGALARRAVVARAVAIEAYGDTPEGRRLADLADAAECAPRQAREAAENELSAALEVVDPPSLPTALAAELADAEARVVLARRFHNDAVRDTLVLRERRMVRAFRLGGRAPLPTYFEIAERPHALVHGGRGDHSDLIRRTSARLVLLDETGAVLLLRGSDPAARESDGPAVPRWWFTVGGEVRNGEQLAAAAARELAEETGLQVEPADLVGPIWRRHDVFEFNGSLLDSEEFYLVYRTQRFEPSIEGRTELERRYIHGARWCGATEIAKLIAAGEQVYPLQLGELLPEANRLADASGEDMRNTVVPQSIR; translated from the coding sequence ATGACGTGGCTGCTCGTCGCCGTCGTCGCGGTGCTGTTCGTGGTGCTGGTGGCGTTCGGCGCCTGGGGTTATCAGCGGGCCAACCGGCTGGACCGGCTGCACGTCCGTTACGACCTGTCCTGGCAGGCGCTCGACGGTGCCCTGGCGCGGCGCGCGGTGGTGGCGCGCGCCGTCGCTATCGAGGCCTACGGCGATACGCCCGAGGGCAGGCGGTTGGCGGACCTGGCCGACGCGGCCGAGTGCGCCCCTCGGCAAGCGCGCGAGGCCGCGGAAAACGAGCTCTCCGCCGCACTTGAGGTGGTCGACCCGCCGTCGCTGCCGACGGCCCTGGCTGCCGAGCTGGCCGACGCCGAAGCCCGGGTGGTGCTGGCTCGCAGATTCCACAACGACGCCGTGCGCGACACCCTCGTGCTGCGCGAACGGCGCATGGTGCGTGCTTTCCGGCTCGGTGGAAGAGCGCCGCTGCCAACGTATTTCGAAATCGCGGAGCGTCCCCACGCGCTGGTCCACGGCGGCCGGGGTGACCACAGTGACCTGATTCGACGCACCTCGGCGCGCCTGGTGCTGCTCGACGAGACCGGCGCGGTGCTGTTGCTGCGCGGTTCGGACCCGGCGGCCCGGGAATCTGATGGCCCCGCGGTGCCTCGGTGGTGGTTCACCGTCGGCGGTGAGGTGCGCAACGGGGAGCAGCTGGCTGCAGCGGCTGCGCGGGAGCTGGCCGAGGAAACCGGCCTGCAGGTCGAGCCGGCCGACTTGGTCGGCCCCATCTGGCGACGCCACGACGTCTTCGAGTTCAACGGCTCGCTGCTCGACAGCGAGGAGTTCTACCTGGTGTACCGCACGCAGCGGTTTGAGCCGTCCATCGAGGGCCGAACCGAGCTGGAGCGCCGCTACATTCACGGTGCCCGCTGGTGCGGCGCCACCGAGATCGCGAAGTTGATAGCCGCCGGCGAGCAGGTGTACCCGTTGCAGCTCGGCGAGCTGCTGCCCGAAGCGAACCGGCTGGCGGATGCGTCGGGCGAAGATATGCGCAATACCGTTGTGCCGCAGTCCATCCGCTGA